A genomic region of Cyanobacteria bacterium FACHB-DQ100 contains the following coding sequences:
- a CDS encoding threonine--tRNA ligase has protein sequence MSDASSQSEKIYLPKTSESEALQKIRHTTSHVMAMAVQKLFPKAQVTIGPWIENGFYYDFDSPEPFTEKDLKAIKKEMAKIIRRNLPVTREEVSREEAKARIQTINEPYKLEILDDIKQEPITIYHLGDHWWDLCAGPHVDSTAELNPDAIDLESVAGAYWRGDETKAQLQRIYGTAWETPEQLAEYKRRKEEAMKRDHRKLGKELGLFIFSDLVGPGLPMWTPKGTVLRSALEDFLKQEQTKRGYLPVVTPHIARVDLFKTSGHWQKYSEDMFPMMAEDDKARTEEQGFVMKPMNCPFHIQIYKSELRSYRDLPMRLAEFGTVYRYEQSGELGGLTRVRGFTVDDSHLFVTPEQLDAEFLSVVDLILSVFKSLQLKNFKARLSFRDPNSDKYIGSDEAWEKAEGAIRRAVETLGMKYFEGIGEAAFYGPKLDFIFSDALDREWQLGTVQVDYNLPERFDLEYVAEDGSRKRPVMIHRAPFGSLERLIGILIEEYAGDFPMWLAPEQIRLLPVSDEFRSFATEVAQQMKQAGIRAEVAPAGDRLGKLIRNAEKDKIPVMAVIGAKEVEANALSIRTRASGELGALPVVEVVDRLKTANTEHANF, from the coding sequence ATGTCAGACGCTTCTTCTCAGTCGGAAAAAATTTACTTGCCTAAAACTAGCGAATCCGAAGCCTTACAGAAGATTCGTCATACGACTTCGCACGTAATGGCGATGGCGGTGCAAAAACTTTTTCCGAAGGCGCAGGTGACGATCGGGCCTTGGATCGAAAACGGGTTTTACTACGATTTTGATAGCCCGGAGCCATTTACCGAAAAAGATCTCAAGGCGATCAAAAAAGAGATGGCGAAAATTATTCGTCGCAATTTGCCTGTGACCCGCGAGGAAGTGAGCCGCGAAGAAGCAAAAGCCAGAATTCAAACGATCAATGAGCCGTACAAACTAGAAATTCTCGACGACATCAAACAAGAGCCGATCACGATCTATCATCTGGGCGACCACTGGTGGGATCTCTGTGCAGGTCCACACGTTGACAGTACCGCAGAATTGAACCCCGATGCGATCGATCTCGAATCGGTTGCGGGGGCATACTGGCGCGGCGATGAAACCAAAGCCCAATTGCAGCGCATTTACGGTACGGCTTGGGAAACCCCAGAGCAGTTAGCCGAATACAAGCGCCGCAAAGAAGAAGCGATGAAGCGCGATCATCGCAAGTTAGGAAAAGAATTAGGGCTGTTTATCTTTTCGGATTTGGTTGGGCCTGGTTTACCGATGTGGACACCGAAAGGAACCGTGCTGCGATCGGCCCTGGAAGACTTTCTCAAACAGGAGCAAACTAAGCGCGGTTATCTACCTGTCGTCACGCCTCACATTGCTAGAGTTGACCTGTTCAAAACTTCGGGACACTGGCAGAAATACAGCGAGGATATGTTCCCGATGATGGCAGAGGATGACAAAGCCCGGACTGAGGAGCAAGGCTTTGTGATGAAGCCAATGAACTGTCCATTTCACATCCAGATTTATAAAAGTGAACTGCGATCGTACCGCGATTTGCCGATGCGCTTGGCTGAGTTTGGAACCGTCTACCGCTACGAGCAATCTGGTGAACTCGGTGGATTAACCAGAGTGCGCGGCTTTACGGTGGATGATTCTCACTTGTTCGTCACTCCTGAACAACTTGATGCAGAGTTCCTCAGTGTTGTCGATCTGATTCTCTCGGTGTTCAAGAGTCTGCAACTGAAGAACTTCAAAGCGCGTCTCAGCTTCCGCGATCCAAACTCTGATAAATACATCGGTTCAGATGAAGCGTGGGAGAAAGCTGAGGGTGCAATTCGTCGTGCGGTTGAAACGCTTGGCATGAAATACTTCGAGGGTATTGGGGAAGCGGCGTTTTATGGCCCGAAACTCGACTTTATCTTTAGTGATGCGCTCGATCGCGAATGGCAACTTGGAACCGTTCAAGTCGATTACAACTTACCAGAACGCTTTGATCTCGAATACGTTGCCGAAGATGGTAGCCGTAAACGTCCAGTGATGATTCACCGTGCGCCGTTTGGATCATTGGAGCGACTGATTGGAATTCTGATCGAAGAATATGCGGGAGATTTCCCAATGTGGCTGGCTCCAGAGCAGATTCGATTGTTGCCGGTGAGCGATGAGTTTCGATCGTTTGCAACCGAAGTCGCCCAACAAATGAAACAAGCGGGTATTCGGGCAGAAGTGGCTCCGGCGGGCGATCGACTTGGTAAGCTGATCCGCAATGCTGAAAAAGACAAAATTCCGGTGATGGCAGTAATTGGAGCCAAAGAGGTCGAAGCGAATGCCTTGAGTATTCGGACTCGTGCTTCGGGTGAGTTAGGTGCGCTTCCTGTCGTGGAAGTGGTCGATCGACTCAAAACCGCAAATACGGAGCATGCCAACTTTTAG
- a CDS encoding DUF2605 domain-containing protein, which produces MFNSNLPDRDLLKTVLEPLLDDFQYWFSRSRTLLETETLFFLSPKEQANLLDRVIQTQQEVNAVQALLKATDGQAGVDTSVLVAWHQLVSECWQVSMKLRSQRSS; this is translated from the coding sequence ATGTTTAACTCAAATCTACCCGACCGAGACTTACTCAAAACTGTCTTAGAACCGCTGCTGGATGATTTTCAGTATTGGTTTTCGCGATCGCGCACTCTGCTCGAAACCGAAACCCTTTTCTTTCTCTCACCCAAAGAGCAAGCCAACCTGCTTGATCGTGTGATCCAGACGCAGCAGGAAGTTAACGCCGTTCAAGCCTTGCTCAAAGCGACCGACGGACAAGCAGGTGTTGATACTTCTGTTTTGGTCGCTTGGCATCAACTCGTGAGCGAATGTTGGCAAGTGAGTATGAAGCTGCGATCCCAGAGATCCTCCTAG
- a CDS encoding DUF2973 domain-containing protein: protein MILHLLYILAFTTLAFLAVGNLIRNMMALGIESQRQYAPTARSQNRPVPHPELLDENGRMINEPLLVMRSMSVEDAREQLDAIYKSSPGGESAPSGDD from the coding sequence ATGATACTGCACCTGCTTTACATTCTGGCGTTCACAACACTGGCATTCTTAGCCGTTGGTAATTTGATTCGGAATATGATGGCCCTGGGAATTGAGTCGCAGCGTCAGTATGCGCCGACTGCACGATCGCAAAATCGCCCGGTTCCCCATCCTGAACTGCTCGACGAAAACGGCAGAATGATCAATGAACCGCTGTTGGTGATGCGATCGATGAGCGTGGAAGATGCGCGTGAGCAATTGGACGCAATTTATAAATCTTCGCCGGGTGGGGAATCCGCCCCATCGGGAGACGACTAG
- a CDS encoding 50S ribosome-binding GTPase yields the protein MTGGPSWWNQIRETVGQGVSEAGKRVSIESLSRSVSGWFRVDEAEVQEILRQVRAELPTTEALLVGKPQSGKSSIVRSLTGVSAEIVGQGFRPHTQYTQQYSYPTQELPLLVFTDTVGLGDGMQETSEVIRELIGELQPDQTRAKVLILTVKISDFATDTLKQIASQIRAKHSEVPCLLAVTCLHELYPAEVSDHPDYPPSFANVDRAFSTIQQNFAGLFDRAVLIDFTLEEDEFHPPFYGLEAFIEALSELLPEAEARTIAQLLNDRDEGKQIGELYRDAGRRYILPFSVMAGAAAAIPIPLATMPVLTALQVSMVGALGQLYGQTLTPSQAGGVVSAIAGGFVAQAIGRELIKFVPGFGSVIAASWASAYTWALGEAACVYFGDLLGGKNPDPQRIQAAMKESFQLAKERFKRP from the coding sequence ATGACAGGCGGCCCTTCTTGGTGGAACCAGATTCGAGAAACAGTGGGACAAGGCGTTTCGGAAGCGGGCAAACGAGTTTCGATCGAGTCGCTTTCCCGATCAGTTTCCGGTTGGTTTCGAGTGGACGAAGCCGAAGTGCAGGAAATTTTGCGACAAGTGAGAGCAGAACTGCCGACGACTGAAGCGCTATTAGTCGGAAAACCGCAATCGGGGAAAAGCTCGATCGTGCGGAGTTTAACCGGGGTGTCAGCCGAAATCGTCGGTCAAGGATTCCGCCCGCATACGCAGTACACGCAGCAGTACAGCTATCCCACTCAAGAGTTACCTTTGCTTGTGTTTACGGATACGGTCGGTTTAGGCGACGGAATGCAAGAAACTTCAGAGGTGATCCGCGAATTAATCGGCGAACTCCAGCCTGATCAAACTCGTGCTAAGGTTTTGATTCTCACCGTAAAGATCAGTGACTTTGCCACCGATACTCTCAAACAAATCGCGAGCCAAATTCGCGCTAAACACTCTGAAGTCCCTTGCTTACTTGCTGTCACCTGTTTGCACGAATTGTATCCAGCCGAGGTGAGTGATCATCCTGACTATCCACCCAGTTTTGCGAATGTCGATCGCGCCTTTTCCACAATTCAGCAGAACTTTGCAGGATTGTTCGATCGCGCTGTCTTAATCGATTTCACCCTAGAAGAAGACGAATTTCACCCGCCGTTTTATGGATTGGAAGCGTTCATCGAAGCGTTGTCGGAACTATTACCCGAAGCAGAAGCAAGAACGATCGCGCAACTGTTGAACGATCGAGATGAAGGCAAACAAATCGGTGAACTCTATCGCGATGCCGGACGACGCTACATTTTGCCGTTTTCCGTGATGGCGGGGGCTGCGGCTGCGATTCCGATACCTCTGGCGACGATGCCTGTATTAACGGCGCTGCAAGTTTCGATGGTTGGTGCATTGGGGCAGTTGTACGGTCAGACCTTAACGCCATCGCAGGCAGGAGGAGTTGTGAGCGCGATCGCGGGGGGATTTGTGGCGCAAGCGATCGGGCGAGAATTGATTAAGTTTGTGCCGGGATTTGGCAGTGTGATTGCGGCATCTTGGGCGAGTGCGTACACTTGGGCACTGGGAGAAGCAGCTTGCGTGTATTTTGGGGATTTGCTCGGCGGGAAAAATCCCGACCCGCAGCGGATTCAAGCTGCGATGAAAGAATCGTTTCAGTTAGCAAAAGAGCGGTTCAAGCGACCTTGA
- a CDS encoding iron-sulfur cluster assembly accessory protein, giving the protein MTQTTPATQPQRGIQMSESALKHVMMLREQQGKDLCLRVGVRGGGCSGMSYTMDFEDPNNIRPDDHVSDYDGFKVVCDPKSLLYLYGLMLDYSTALIGGGFQFTNPNANQTCGCGKSFSA; this is encoded by the coding sequence ATGACTCAAACTACTCCAGCTACTCAGCCCCAGCGCGGCATTCAAATGAGCGAATCCGCCCTAAAGCACGTAATGATGCTTCGAGAACAGCAAGGTAAAGATCTGTGTCTGCGCGTCGGTGTGCGCGGCGGCGGTTGCTCTGGAATGTCCTACACCATGGATTTTGAAGATCCAAACAACATTCGCCCTGATGATCATGTTTCTGATTATGACGGCTTTAAAGTTGTGTGCGATCCGAAAAGCTTACTTTATCTCTATGGCTTGATGCTGGATTACAGCACTGCTTTAATCGGCGGCGGATTCCAGTTCACTAACCCTAACGCCAATCAAACCTGCGGCTGCGGTAAGTCATTCTCGGCATAA
- the ric gene encoding iron-sulfur cluster repair di-iron protein, with the protein MTTFEINNTVGAVVRDYPALSRQFEQVNIDYCCGGKRTLEEACRQRGIDPEAFLTQLENNAAKEPASEMNLSGLSLTALANHIEQTHHAYLHTELPRLEKMVTKVAAVHGDKEPRLLEIRNVFLELSADLTTHLLKEEQVLFPIVRQLEASNVLPIFHCGSLCNPVSRMELEHDAAGRALEKLRQLTNNYTPPEWACNTYRSMLNALEAFEQDMHQHIHKENNVLFPGAIALEQKFIHS; encoded by the coding sequence ATGACAACTTTCGAGATTAATAATACTGTCGGCGCGGTCGTGCGTGATTATCCTGCTCTTTCGCGTCAGTTTGAACAAGTAAACATTGACTATTGTTGCGGCGGCAAAAGAACTTTAGAAGAAGCCTGTCGTCAACGCGGTATCGATCCTGAAGCATTCCTAACGCAGTTAGAGAACAATGCAGCTAAAGAACCTGCCTCGGAGATGAATTTGAGTGGTTTATCGTTGACCGCCCTAGCAAATCATATCGAGCAGACTCATCACGCCTATCTGCATACAGAACTTCCACGCCTCGAAAAGATGGTGACAAAAGTTGCTGCGGTGCATGGAGACAAAGAACCTCGTTTACTTGAAATCAGAAACGTCTTTCTAGAGCTATCGGCAGACCTGACAACCCATTTGCTTAAAGAAGAGCAAGTTTTGTTTCCGATAGTTCGACAGTTAGAAGCGAGTAATGTTCTCCCTATCTTTCATTGTGGTAGTTTGTGCAATCCTGTTTCTCGGATGGAACTTGAGCATGATGCTGCTGGACGTGCATTAGAAAAACTGCGCCAACTCACCAACAATTACACTCCGCCAGAATGGGCATGTAATACCTATCGATCGATGCTGAACGCGCTAGAGGCTTTTGAACAAGATATGCACCAGCACATCCACAAAGAAAACAATGTGCTGTTTCCGGGTGCGATCGCATTAGAGCAAAAGTTTATCCACTCCTGA
- a CDS encoding YwiC-like family protein, which produces MTLPGSSSLPEKASHSSGQAWYRPIVSPEHGAYVMLLVSFLTGAAAAQHWTGATTLALISAFAGFQAEHPLVLQIKQRRSWKPRLLAWGGLYAVVSFSIAAYLSLQASELLWLYLGAIVAFAVDAISVFYRQQKSFGNELLTFAAVCLAAPFAHIATGGALTASIVGLWLLNTLFFSSAIFTVKLHKPKTASLTLALIYHAIATLMACGLWYYGWLSLYSAIGFGVVLLKFTLILARRNWYQTTAIQNVAMLETSSALLFLAIVALSLLPAHLN; this is translated from the coding sequence ATGACGCTTCCAGGCTCTAGTTCGCTTCCAGAAAAAGCTTCTCACTCTTCTGGTCAGGCTTGGTATCGTCCGATCGTGTCACCCGAACATGGAGCCTATGTGATGTTGCTAGTGTCATTTCTCACTGGAGCGGCAGCCGCACAACATTGGACAGGGGCAACTACACTCGCGCTAATTTCTGCATTTGCAGGATTTCAGGCAGAACATCCATTAGTGCTGCAAATCAAGCAGCGACGAAGTTGGAAACCTCGACTCTTAGCTTGGGGCGGACTGTATGCGGTTGTCTCATTTAGTATTGCAGCTTATTTATCTCTGCAAGCTTCTGAATTGTTGTGGTTGTATCTAGGTGCGATCGTCGCTTTTGCGGTCGATGCAATTTCAGTCTTTTACCGACAGCAAAAATCATTTGGTAACGAACTATTAACCTTTGCAGCCGTTTGTCTTGCCGCACCATTTGCTCATATTGCAACCGGTGGAGCTTTGACAGCTTCAATTGTAGGACTGTGGCTGTTGAACACTCTATTCTTTAGCAGCGCCATTTTTACGGTAAAGCTGCATAAACCGAAAACGGCATCATTAACGCTAGCACTGATTTATCACGCGATCGCAACTTTGATGGCTTGTGGACTTTGGTACTACGGCTGGTTGAGCTTGTATTCAGCGATCGGATTTGGTGTGGTTCTGCTGAAGTTTACTTTGATTTTGGCACGACGCAATTGGTATCAAACAACAGCAATTCAAAATGTTGCCATGCTTGAAACCAGTTCTGCATTGTTATTTTTGGCAATCGTGGCACTGTCCCTACTGCCTGCCCATCTCAACTAA
- a CDS encoding MFS transporter: protein MTNYLDETSVSPLEELPVQFLTISTSVPSTLATKPSKDEIRSSLRASTLDGVFATIFSNIMGGVLLSNFLVELKATPIQIGMFASIPMLANLLQPLGAYWADSTTSRRRYSLWIYSISRLLWLPLAIAIIVFSVHPTHPQQMIVATLAVMLATHTLGALGGASWLSWLATLVPRQLRGRYFGFRNSTFSLTSLVALPCLGVMVSRWSGGSIEGYGVMVIVGVLAGLISLGFQSRMSDVNPQARCSQTLEVDQNCAIAGEVFTINPPETASRSILNNFHFLLFLLYFSIWAFGINLSNPFFNLYLLDNLALDLSWVTLYNGLGAGANLLMLFFWGKLADQIGNRAILLLDGILVAVTPVLWLGTDASSLSIWLWFPMLHLLGGGTIAAVDLCINNLQLEIAPTQHHTKYFAITGAIGGVAGAMGALVGGWFAQFADVGGMTGLFVFSSVLRLLALLPLIWLREPQRRSLKQLLQQLIHPSQDTAILP, encoded by the coding sequence GTGACAAATTATTTAGACGAAACGAGTGTTTCTCCACTCGAAGAGCTTCCCGTACAATTTCTGACAATATCCACTTCAGTTCCCTCCACTCTCGCTACAAAACCTTCCAAAGATGAAATTCGATCGAGCCTCCGTGCTTCAACGTTGGATGGTGTTTTCGCAACAATTTTCTCTAATATCATGGGTGGAGTGTTACTGAGCAATTTTCTTGTCGAGCTAAAAGCAACACCAATCCAGATCGGAATGTTTGCTTCCATTCCGATGCTGGCAAACTTACTGCAACCTTTAGGAGCTTATTGGGCAGATTCAACAACTAGCCGACGGCGCTACAGCCTATGGATTTATAGTATTTCTCGCTTACTTTGGTTGCCGTTAGCGATCGCAATCATCGTCTTTAGTGTTCACCCCACACACCCTCAGCAAATGATTGTGGCAACGTTAGCAGTAATGTTGGCAACCCATACTCTGGGTGCACTGGGTGGGGCATCCTGGCTGTCTTGGTTAGCAACATTAGTGCCTCGACAACTGCGCGGACGATATTTCGGCTTTCGCAATAGTACCTTCAGCCTCACCAGTTTAGTGGCTTTGCCCTGTTTGGGGGTGATGGTGTCGCGCTGGAGCGGTGGCAGCATTGAAGGATATGGCGTGATGGTGATTGTGGGAGTTTTGGCTGGGTTAATTAGCTTAGGCTTTCAGTCTCGAATGAGCGATGTAAATCCGCAAGCTCGTTGTTCGCAGACATTAGAAGTTGATCAGAACTGTGCAATTGCTGGGGAAGTTTTTACGATCAATCCACCAGAAACCGCATCCCGCAGCATTCTAAACAACTTCCATTTTCTACTGTTCCTGCTTTATTTCAGCATCTGGGCGTTTGGCATTAATCTGAGCAATCCGTTTTTTAATTTGTACTTGCTGGATAATCTGGCTCTTGATTTGAGTTGGGTTACACTCTATAACGGTTTGGGGGCTGGAGCCAATTTATTGATGCTGTTCTTTTGGGGCAAATTAGCGGATCAAATCGGCAATCGAGCAATTCTCTTGCTAGATGGAATACTGGTTGCTGTTACTCCGGTGCTGTGGCTAGGAACTGATGCAAGCTCGTTGTCAATCTGGCTTTGGTTTCCCATGCTGCATCTATTAGGCGGTGGAACGATCGCAGCCGTCGATTTGTGCATCAACAATTTGCAGCTTGAGATCGCACCCACTCAACATCATACGAAGTATTTCGCAATTACTGGTGCGATCGGTGGTGTTGCTGGAGCAATGGGCGCTTTAGTCGGTGGGTGGTTCGCGCAGTTTGCGGATGTTGGCGGAATGACGGGATTGTTTGTGTTCTCTAGTGTGTTGCGACTTTTGGCACTGTTGCCTTTGATTTGGCTACGGGAACCACAGCGACGATCGCTCAAACAGCTTCTGCAACAGTTGATTCATCCTTCTCAAGATACCGCTATTCTGCCGTGA
- a CDS encoding aminotransferase class V-fold PLP-dependent enzyme: MSSQLDQHRSEFPYLNGKAYFNYGGQGTMPRPAIAALHQAHDRFQELGPFSSAANAWIVQEGNLTREAIAKELGTTADTITLTEDVSVGCNIALWGIDWKAGDHILISDCEHQGIVAAVRELQRRFDLEVTLCPLLETLNSGDPCAIVDQFLQPNTKLFVVSHILWNTGEVLPLKQMVEICHARSVQVLVDAAQSVGVLPLNLTELQADFYAFTGHKWWCGAAGVGGLYVRPEARERLSPTFIGWRSVITDATGNPVRFQSDGRKYEIATSAIPLYSALREAIEFHAPFAQERYPMICDRSAYLWQQLNQLSDVKCLKQTAPEAGLISFQLVDGKHSQLVQFLEEKSIFLRVILNPNCIRACVHYFTTENEIDLLMGTIQKFIG; the protein is encoded by the coding sequence ATGTCGTCTCAACTCGATCAGCACCGCAGCGAATTTCCCTATCTCAACGGCAAAGCTTACTTTAACTATGGTGGACAAGGCACAATGCCAAGACCTGCGATCGCGGCGCTGCATCAAGCCCACGATCGATTTCAGGAATTAGGTCCGTTTTCGAGTGCGGCGAATGCTTGGATTGTGCAGGAAGGGAATTTAACGCGGGAAGCGATCGCAAAGGAACTTGGCACAACTGCTGACACGATTACCCTCACTGAAGATGTTTCTGTCGGATGCAATATTGCGCTGTGGGGCATTGATTGGAAGGCAGGAGATCACATCTTAATCAGCGATTGTGAACATCAAGGAATTGTGGCAGCAGTCCGCGAACTTCAGCGGCGATTTGATTTGGAAGTAACGCTCTGCCCCTTGTTGGAGACTCTGAATTCGGGTGATCCTTGTGCGATCGTTGATCAATTCCTGCAACCCAATACTAAATTGTTTGTTGTTAGTCATATTCTTTGGAATACTGGGGAAGTTTTACCGCTGAAGCAAATGGTTGAAATTTGTCATGCGCGATCAGTGCAAGTTCTGGTTGATGCGGCACAATCTGTCGGAGTATTGCCGCTGAATCTTACAGAGTTGCAGGCTGATTTTTATGCGTTTACGGGGCATAAATGGTGGTGTGGCGCAGCGGGTGTGGGCGGATTGTATGTTCGCCCTGAAGCGCGAGAAAGATTGAGCCCGACGTTTATCGGCTGGCGGAGTGTGATTACGGATGCTACTGGAAATCCGGTTCGGTTTCAGTCCGATGGTCGCAAATATGAGATTGCCACTTCAGCGATTCCGTTATATTCAGCATTGCGTGAAGCGATCGAATTTCATGCTCCCTTTGCTCAGGAGCGGTACCCGATGATTTGCGATCGGAGTGCTTATCTATGGCAGCAGTTAAATCAGCTATCAGATGTGAAATGCTTAAAACAAACTGCTCCAGAAGCGGGATTAATTTCATTTCAGCTAGTAGATGGAAAGCATTCTCAATTAGTTCAGTTTCTTGAGGAGAAAAGCATTTTTTTGAGAGTGATATTAAATCCGAATTGTATTCGTGCTTGCGTTCACTACTTTACGACGGAGAACGAAATTGATTTGCTAATGGGTACGATTCAAAAGTTTATTGGTTGA
- a CDS encoding TM0106 family RecB-like putative nuclease, which yields MFITADLLLNYQRCSRRAFLDRYGDVEQKDPPNDYLLKLIQDSAENRRQVLSSHEHREPRYQSGDWQKGAEETLKLMREGVERIYQPVLLAEEAGVTLVANPDLLEKQPGQSIFGDWIYVPSEIKLSKRPKQEYQIVVAYFAKVLAAVQGAWVEEAWLILKERGAFSVDLWETVPRMEAILANCIQTIAQQHEPEVFISRSRCSLCHWFSHCYAIAKSEQHLSLLPGVTQPRYVQLQALNLTTLEALAETPPARLEPLPGFGSETAHKIVRQARSTLQDTALLGESLAAHTVGKRPFRMPTIPTAAIELYFDIEAEPSLNLVYLHGILVVDRISQTETFHALLAETPEEESIAWQKLIDLLWAYPNAPIFHFCPYEVQTVERLGKLFETPEELIRPLLARFIDLHDCVTQTVTLPVESYALKHIARWVGFDWRDSSANGAQSIYWYAQWLTTGDRSYLESILIYNEDDCRATYQVKEWLVNFLNHATTSCSGTITHNELGYAV from the coding sequence ATGTTCATCACCGCCGACCTGCTGCTAAATTATCAACGCTGTAGCCGCCGAGCTTTTCTCGATCGATATGGGGATGTGGAACAAAAAGACCCCCCCAACGATTATCTGCTAAAGCTGATACAAGATAGTGCAGAAAATCGGCGACAAGTCCTTTCGAGCCACGAGCATCGAGAGCCTAGGTATCAATCAGGCGACTGGCAAAAAGGCGCAGAAGAAACTTTAAAGTTAATGCGGGAAGGAGTCGAGCGAATTTATCAGCCTGTGTTGCTGGCTGAGGAAGCAGGCGTTACGCTCGTTGCCAATCCTGACCTGCTAGAAAAACAGCCGGGACAATCCATCTTTGGCGATTGGATTTATGTGCCAAGCGAAATTAAATTAAGCAAGCGCCCAAAGCAAGAGTATCAAATTGTTGTGGCGTATTTTGCCAAGGTACTCGCAGCAGTTCAGGGGGCTTGGGTCGAGGAAGCTTGGTTAATTTTGAAAGAGCGCGGCGCGTTTTCGGTGGACTTATGGGAAACTGTTCCCCGCATGGAGGCGATTCTTGCCAATTGCATTCAAACCATAGCGCAGCAACACGAACCGGAAGTCTTTATCTCTCGGAGTCGCTGTAGTTTGTGCCATTGGTTTAGTCATTGCTACGCGATCGCCAAATCTGAACAGCATCTTTCTTTACTTCCAGGGGTGACGCAACCTCGCTACGTTCAACTGCAAGCCCTCAATCTCACGACCCTCGAAGCTCTTGCAGAAACACCTCCTGCCCGTCTTGAACCACTTCCTGGTTTTGGCAGCGAGACGGCGCACAAAATTGTCCGACAGGCGCGATCGACGCTGCAAGATACCGCACTTTTAGGCGAAAGTCTTGCGGCTCACACCGTTGGTAAACGACCGTTCCGAATGCCAACGATCCCCACTGCCGCGATCGAGCTTTATTTTGATATCGAAGCCGAGCCAAGTTTGAACCTAGTCTACCTGCACGGAATATTGGTCGTCGATCGGATAAGCCAGACCGAAACCTTCCACGCCTTACTGGCAGAAACTCCTGAAGAAGAATCAATAGCGTGGCAAAAACTAATTGACTTACTATGGGCGTATCCGAATGCGCCCATTTTTCATTTTTGCCCCTATGAAGTGCAAACCGTTGAACGACTTGGAAAGCTGTTTGAAACGCCAGAGGAATTAATTCGACCGTTGTTAGCCCGATTTATTGACTTGCATGATTGTGTGACTCAGACCGTGACGCTTCCTGTGGAAAGCTATGCACTCAAGCATATTGCTCGTTGGGTTGGGTTTGACTGGCGCGATTCGAGTGCAAATGGGGCGCAGTCGATCTATTGGTACGCCCAGTGGTTGACGACAGGCGATCGCAGTTATTTAGAGTCAATTCTGATTTATAACGAGGATGACTGCCGTGCCACCTATCAGGTGAAAGAGTGGCTGGTGAATTTTTTGAATCACGCGACTACTTCGTGCAGCGGAACGATCACGCACAATGAATTAGGTTACGCAGTGTAA
- a CDS encoding MOSC N-terminal beta barrel domain-containing protein — MAKLETILIYPIKSLDAISVSQAKILPGGSLEHDREFCIVDQSDNWVNGKRTAKIHQIRSQFDLKARIVTLSVQNDRPVSFHLDHGRSGIEGWLSDYCGFRVFLKQDLTTGFPDDPVSPGPTIVSLATLKQAASWFEGMTLAGMRSRLRTNLELSEVPAFWEEQLYSADKRLIVFQLGEVEIQGINSCQRCIVPTRDAISGEPYPQFQKIFNTQRKEELPDWVPKEQFNHYYRMAVNTRIAPAEAGKVLKVGDRLSRRTS; from the coding sequence ATGGCAAAACTTGAAACAATTCTGATTTACCCAATCAAGTCTCTCGATGCAATCTCGGTAAGTCAGGCAAAAATTCTACCGGGTGGCAGCTTGGAACACGATCGAGAATTCTGCATTGTCGATCAATCCGACAACTGGGTAAACGGCAAACGTACCGCAAAGATTCACCAAATTCGATCGCAGTTCGATCTTAAAGCGCGAATTGTGACGCTCTCGGTGCAGAACGATCGTCCGGTGAGCTTTCACCTCGATCACGGTCGGAGCGGCATCGAAGGCTGGTTGAGTGATTATTGTGGCTTTCGGGTATTTCTCAAGCAAGATCTCACGACTGGATTTCCAGATGATCCGGTATCGCCAGGGCCGACGATCGTCAGCCTTGCAACCCTGAAACAAGCCGCTTCTTGGTTTGAAGGAATGACGCTTGCAGGAATGCGATCGCGCCTCCGCACAAACTTAGAACTCTCTGAAGTTCCGGCATTCTGGGAAGAACAGCTTTACTCAGCAGATAAACGTTTGATCGTCTTTCAGCTTGGTGAAGTCGAAATTCAAGGAATTAATTCCTGTCAGCGCTGCATCGTCCCGACCCGTGATGCCATTTCAGGAGAACCTTATCCCCAATTTCAAAAAATATTCAACACACAACGCAAAGAAGAACTTCCCGACTGGGTGCCAAAAGAGCAATTCAATCACTACTATCGTATGGCAGTCAACACTCGAATCGCCCCTGCTGAAGCCGGGAAAGTTCTCAAAGTCGGCGATCGGTTATCGCGCCGGACGAGTTGA